The Eremothecium cymbalariae DBVPG#7215 chromosome 7, complete sequence genome contains the following window.
CTAGCCACTTTTCTCGTCGTTGTTTTAGGTGGTTGTGTCGCAACATTAAATCGGATAATCACTAGTCCCAATGAAATACGTTGTTGTATCCGGAGGTGTGATTTCTGGTATTGGTAAAGGGGTTTTGGCATCGTCCACTGGTATGCTTCTTAAGACCTTAGGTCTTAAGGTGACTTCTATTAAGATCGACCCGTATATGAATTTAGACGCGGGTACTATGTCACCATTGGAACATGGGGAATGCTTTGTGTTGAACGACGGTGGAGAGACTGATCTTGATCTAGGAAACTACGAGCGTTATTTGGGAGTCACGTTGACCAAAGATCACAACATCACGACTGGTAAGGTGTATTCGCATGTTATTGCAAAGGAGAGAAGGGGCGATTACTTGGGCAAGACGGTTCAAGTTGTGCCCCATTTGACGAACGCGATTCAGGATTGGATTGAGCGCGTTTCGAGGATTCCTGTAGATGACTCTGCTATGGAGCCGGATGTTTGTATTATTGAGCTTGGTGGTACGGTTGGTGACATTGAATCCGCACCATTTGTGGAGGCGCTCAGACAGTTTCAGTTCCGGGTTGGAAGAGAGAACTTTGCATTGATTCATGTGTCCTTGGTTCCTGTTATTCATGGTGAACAGAAGACCAAGCCTACTCAAGCAGCAATCAAGGATTTACGTTCTCTTGGGTTGACGCCAGATATGATTGCTTGTCGTTGTTCGGAGACTTTGGACAAGCCAACTATTGAAAAGATTGCAATGTTCTGTCATGTTGGACCTGAACAAGTTGTGAACGTCCATGACGTCGCTTCGACTTACCATGTGCCATTGCTATTACTAGAACAGAGGATGATTGACTATTTGGCTGAGAGATTAAAGTTATCTGACATCTCTTTGAATGTGGAAGACAAACAGCGTGGTGACAAATTGTTAGCGCGTTGGAGGCGTTTGACCACTTCAATTGatgaatcttttgaaacaGTCAAGATAGCCCTTGTGGGTAAGTACATAAACCTGAAGGACTCCTATTTATCAGTCATCAAGGCTTTGGAACACTCTTCTATGAGATGTCAGAAGAAGTTAGAAATTGTCTGGGTCGACGCGTCGTACCTAGAACCGCAAGCCAATGAAGCTGATAAACAGCACTTCCATAAGGCGTGGAAGGATGTGTCTTCGGCGGACGGCATCTTAGTTCCTGGGGGATTCGGTACTAGAGGAACAGAAGGTATGATATCAGCTGCAAAATGGGCTCGTGAGAATAACGTCCCATATCTGGGAGTTTGTCTGGGCCTTCAAATCGCTACCATTGAATTTGTAAGAAACGTATTGAACATCGAAGGCGCCACATCGTCTGAGTTCTACCCAGAAACCCCAGAAGACAAACAAGTTGTGGTTTACATGCCTGAGattgataaagaaaacatGGGAGGTACCATGAGACTTGGCTTAAGGCCAACTACTTTCCAACACGATACAGAATGGTCAAAGATCAGAAAACTATATGGTAATGCAGCCACTGTGGAGGAAAGGCATCGTCACCGTTATGAAATTAACCCCAAGCTCATTCCAGAACTGGAAAAGAAGGGTCTGATGTTTGTCGGTAGAGATGACACCGGGCAGAGATGCGAGATATTTGAGCTGAAAAACCACCCATATTATGTTGCTACCCAATACCACCCAGAATATATGTCTAAAGTGTTAGATCCTTCTCAACCTTTCTTAGGTCTAGTCGCCGCCTCTGCAGGCGTGCTCCAAGACTTTTTAGCAGAAGAGAGCATCCGAGCAGCACAGGTCAAAGCTGACTTCTAGCTATAACTAATAACCCacatatataatcaaaGCAATACGTAAATAAGAACTGCACTGTACAAAGAAGATATCGTATGTcatatgcatatatatatatatacgtacTAATTGTAAATTTTAAACATAACAGTCATAAACCAACAGGCAAATCACCCACATCAGTTTTAGCTCTCGTACACACTCCTTTGCATGCTCAATTAGCAACACCAATCACACCACATGCCGACCTAGCGCCAGCATTCCCCGTCTTCAAAGACTCCTCATTACCCCCCTTACCCAAGTCATCCTTACCTGCGTGCACAACCACAGACCTACCTACAACAGACGTAGGCCCAAATAACATCACCAAATGGTCCATCTTCGAACCCTTGGCTACTCCGTTGGAATCGGCCCGAATATTCCCTAAATCACCTACATGTCTGGCATCATCCTCCGGTGCACCATGTGTCTTCTTATAAGGATTGAAATGCGGCCCGGCAGAAGTGCAACCGTTAGTGTTGTCACCAAACTCATGAATGTGAAACCCATGATCAGAATCTGGTTCGAACCCACTCACTTCCCAGCTAATCTTGGCTGGTTCCTGTTCAGAACCCTGTTCCAAATGAACAATACCAGAAATCCCTGCATCACCTTTCAATACTGCAACTGCACGATTCCTTTAAACGTTAGTAAAACTGGCTACTGCATGAAAAAACAATAGGTCATAGACAGACCTAATCCCTTTGAGATCCCCGCACAGGCAAACACCTGAAGAATACGTACCTGCTTTGACCATTTTGGTACCTATCTTACTATAATAATATGATGTTGAGCtaatttattataattCTCTACCACAGAGGTTATAAAACCGCAACCTAGCAAGTATAAAAGGAGCGCCTGCGCAGAAACTTATTTTGCTCctgtttttatatatgaTCCGTTATTGAGCAAAAATACCTATTGAGGAGAATTCTAGTAAATTGAACGAAAGGTTGGCAGCGCCCCCGTTATACGTGATCGTGTGTCATCGAGGATGGGATCTTCTTTCTCTATGTCTCGGTTCTCCTCTCCTCTAACGAATCGCTCGAGGGATCGTATGGGTGGACGACGGAGAGGGCTCCAACAAGGAAGGATAGGCCGGATTGGAGAAGGGTGCATATGAAAAAATTCaagtataataatagctAATAATAGATAGACAAGGGTAGGTAACTAACGTAGCGAATGCCGGGACGAAGAGGACTCCTTACCACTCTGCTGTGCCTTGGCTATGTGTTTGGGTTGAAAGCTAATCGGAGGAATTCTTCATTTCTTCTTGCGGTCTAGGCCAGGCGGTGCCGGAGACAAAATAGTAGCAACGGTGCTGGTGATAATCAGTCCTGTGAACAACCACATTACGAGGGAAGAGGGTTTTCTAAGGATATTATGAAAGAAATCAATGACAGGGTTATGGTAAAAGAAACTCATTTACAGGATTTGATCGAGGGTTAATGCTTTGTGTGGGAGGGTAGTTTTAGTTTCCTGGGGGGAGAGAAGAGATGGTTGGGTGGGCCGACATTTAAGCTTTATCATGTTCTGAAGCTGAGACGGCTCGAAAATTTCTAGAGGCAGGGTTATACAACGGCTTGCATGATGGAAGAATAGGCGGAACTTAAAGAGAAGAGAAGCGTAGATGGGTTTCTGCTCGAGGATTTAGGACTAAGAGGCCGGTGGATGTATAGTATGAAGAAATTTAGCGCGggttatattttgttgcTGGGGATCTTGAGATTTGTACTTTGCAGTAATGTTTTTGAGCCATTAAATATTCAGGATTTGTACCTGCATCTAGGTTTAAGTGCTGCGTATGTGGTACTGTATCTTTATGCACCCGGTTGTGAATGGTGCAGGAAGCTGAATCCCAGATACGAGGTTCTTAGTAAGAGTTTTGCAAATGGGAACTTGACATTTGTTAAAGTGAATGGGAGGCAGTTTTCGCGGCTGTGTATGGAGTTTGGGGTAAAGAGCTTCCCAgaattattgttgttggagcCCAAGGAGCCACCGCAGATACAGCGGGGTAAAGGTGATTCGAAGGCGGCGGGATTATCGCAAAGATATGATTTGGTGTCTGTGTATTATGGGGAACGGGAACTGGATAAGTTGGCTCTTTGGTTGACAGGGATGACATGTGTGATACCTGATTGGGAAGATTCATCGGTGATCAGAGGTGAGGATAATCCAGAGGAAATTGCACGACGACTACCTGAATACTGGAGCGTGGAGCTACAGTCAGTCATAAGCAATATTGGACACAAGGTGGATCAACAGGTCGCTGCACGGCCTGTAGTGTTGGCATTTGTTACTCCCTGGATGAACACCGAATTCGATGAGCGTTTTGGCCCCGATCCTACAGTATCCTTAATAGAGAAGATGGCAAATGAAATTCCACAGGTCGAATTTCACAGCATAGACGCATCTATAGAGTCATTGGCACCCATTGTTAATGCTTTTAGATGTAGCATGTTTCCAACACTCGTTCTTCTTACGACGACACAGACTGCAATCAGATTCACATACATTCAAAAGAATGCACTGTGGGACATGGATGGGAAACT
Protein-coding sequences here:
- a CDS encoding protein disulfide isomerase family protein (similar to KLLA0E05544g KLLA0E05589p Kluyveromyces lactis) — protein: MKKFSAGYILLLGILRFVLCSNVFEPLNIQDLYLHLGLSAAYVVLYLYAPGCEWCRKLNPRYEVLSKSFANGNLTFVKVNGRQFSRLCMEFGVKSFPELLLLEPKEPPQIQRGKGDSKAAGLSQRYDLVSVYYGERELDKLALWLTGMTCVIPDWEDSSVIRGEDNPEEIARRLPEYWSVELQSVISNIGHKVDQQVAARPVVLAFVTPWMNTEFDERFGPDPTVSLIEKMANEIPQVEFHSIDASIESLAPIVNAFRCSMFPTLVLLTTTQTAIRFTYIQKNALWDMDGKLTTEIIKNCGTAGLESRACKNSLSHAHHLGVYASLQELHINTEEPVLDELDKLDKLEDPDELYIYDLLGDL
- the SOD1 gene encoding superoxide dismutase SOD1 (similar to Ashbya gossypii AGL321W), whose amino-acid sequence is MVKAGTNRAVAVLKGDAGISGIVHLEQGSEQEPAKISWEVSGFEPDSDHGFHIHEFGDNTNGCTSAGPHFNPYKKTHGAPEDDARHVGDLGNIRADSNGVAKGSKMDHLVMLFGPTSVVGRSVVVHAGKDDLGKGGNEESLKTGNAGARSACGVIGVAN
- a CDS encoding CTP synthase (similar to Ashbya gossypii AGL320C); the protein is MKYVVVSGGVISGIGKGVLASSTGMLLKTLGLKVTSIKIDPYMNLDAGTMSPLEHGECFVLNDGGETDLDLGNYERYLGVTLTKDHNITTGKVYSHVIAKERRGDYLGKTVQVVPHLTNAIQDWIERVSRIPVDDSAMEPDVCIIELGGTVGDIESAPFVEALRQFQFRVGRENFALIHVSLVPVIHGEQKTKPTQAAIKDLRSLGLTPDMIACRCSETLDKPTIEKIAMFCHVGPEQVVNVHDVASTYHVPLLLLEQRMIDYLAERLKLSDISLNVEDKQRGDKLLARWRRLTTSIDESFETVKIALVGKYINLKDSYLSVIKALEHSSMRCQKKLEIVWVDASYLEPQANEADKQHFHKAWKDVSSADGILVPGGFGTRGTEGMISAAKWARENNVPYLGVCLGLQIATIEFVRNVLNIEGATSSEFYPETPEDKQVVVYMPEIDKENMGGTMRLGLRPTTFQHDTEWSKIRKLYGNAATVEERHRHRYEINPKLIPELEKKGLMFVGRDDTGQRCEIFELKNHPYYVATQYHPEYMSKVLDPSQPFLGLVAASAGVLQDFLAEESIRAAQVKADF